A window of the Alnus glutinosa chromosome 4, dhAlnGlut1.1, whole genome shotgun sequence genome harbors these coding sequences:
- the LOC133866584 gene encoding NADH dehydrogenase [ubiquinone] 1 beta subcomplex subunit 10-B, producing the protein MGRKKGVEFDEAAPDDFDPSNPYKDPVAMLEMREHIVREKWIAIEKAKILREKLQWCYRIEGVNHLQKCRHLVQQYLDATRGIGWGKDHRPLSLHGPKVEAVDSE; encoded by the exons ATGGGGAGAAAGAAGGGAGTGGAATTCGATGAGGCGGCACCGGATGACTTCGATCCGTCGAATCCGTACAAGGATCCAGTGGCGATGCTTGAGATGAGGGAACACATAGTGAGGGAGAAGTGGATCGCCATCGAGAAGGCGAAGATCCTGAGGGAGAAGCTCCAGTGGTGCTACCGCATCGAAGGCGTCAACCACCTCCAGAAGTGCCGCCACCTCGTCCAACAGTACCTCGACGCCACCCGCGGCATCGGCTGGGGCAAGGACCATCGCCCCCTCTCCCTCCATg GTCCGAAGGTCGAGGCGGTTGATTCGGAATGA